In Tripterygium wilfordii isolate XIE 37 chromosome 17, ASM1340144v1, whole genome shotgun sequence, the genomic window ATGCGAGTCTACATCTGCTTTCTTTCTATTCAACAATTTGAATTCCTCAATTATATATAAAGTCTTATTATTGTGTTGGATAATATGAAGATTATTATAGTATAGTATATTACAAACTAGTGGGTTCAAGATGCATTAATTGGATTTCCATACCAATGATAGATGGATTGATTGATAATCGGTTAAATTAGGTATATGTGTTTAAAGTTTCATTTCAACTATAAATATATTTCTCTACAGTTCTATTTTAATCCAATAAAGGGTTCATTCAAGTTTAACATGAGAAGAAAATGGTATTCGATACCTTAGATTCCAAAGTATTGGGAAACCCTGTAgtattttattttgtgatttATACCTTGCATTTCCAATAAATATTTGTGTAAGTTATTACATTTTCTGCAAGTAATTCTCATGAACAATGAATCAAATACCAATAATATTTGTGCATTTGGGATCTCTTTTGGTCAATCCCCGAACCCATGCCTTGAAGATCTTAACAATCATCTAGTTCAATGAAAACCGAATGAAGAAGGTACGTGGACTAAGCTTAAGAACTATTGAGACTGGCCTAGACTGCCATGTTAAAGCTTTTCTGGAGAGTGGTTACTGATAATGGGTACATTTGGGAAATACCTTTAAGGAGAAACGTGGAATCCATGAAGTTCTCCTATacggacatatatatatatatatatatatatatatatatatatatattgtgttttgATAGTCGATGATATGGTAATAAAGTGAGTTGTGCATGCATGGGTACAATTAGTAAAGGTTAATAATCTCTAAAGAAGGACATGGACTGCTTACAAAAACCAGAAAATGATGCCCTCATAGTTAACTTATATGGTACTCATAAATATTCGTTACAAAAACTTCTCTTTAGTGATAAACAAAGGTGTACAAGAACAAGGACGCCATACTTCTCTTTAGTGATGAAGAAGTTAACAAGGGATAAGGttaaattaaagaaaaggaaaagagaaagctCGCTTAGATCGAATAGATGCTAAAAGAGCGGGAAATGTCGTcgaatttagggttttttgtaGAACCACCGGTCTTGTATGTTTTAGGGTTCAGGCAGCAGTACAAGTTGGCGGTACCTTGGGAACTCCTTGACGTTGCAGTTCCACCATAACACTATCCGTGGATGGAGGCTTTAGACCAAGTGGAAGTGGCAGCCATGGTTTCAATAAAACATCTTCAATAGCTGCATCTAAGCTCTCTTTCGACTGTTTTATATAATCACCCAAAATGGAACAAATCAAACTTAATTGAGCGTTCTTAATAATAAATACCAAGATTAGTAATAAGCGCGCGTGTGTATATACGTGAAACTCAAGATTGAACAATATAATTAGCTAAATTGGATGAGAACAGGATGCTCACCGGATGAAAGTCTAATAGAGCTGGGTGAGGGGCTGACTGCACACCAATGCCTGGTTCAACTTTGTACATGGCATGTGGTGGTGGTATGCCAGGGACAGGTGGTGCGGCAAAtctctacatatatacatatacaaacgcACACATACAATAACAGTAAATATTGAGAGAAGTCTCATATCGCTAAAATAAATATCTAATTAATAGGTTATAAGTCAAAAGATTTATTTGACTTGGTAAGACACGTTTTAAAACCGTAAGTCCTGAAAGGCCCTGTGATGAGTTGGGCTTGAGAAAACGGATATTATCTTACAATGAATCAATGATAATCGAGTTTGGACTAATAAAGGAGTGCATTGTTGTTCCTTAACAGTCAAGTcggtactactactactacaaaTTAAGCTCATTCTTTTTATTACGAAATagatttatatatacacatagatATTCGGTATATTATAGTTCATGCAAGTATCCAAAGCCCTACGTTCCAAAAAGTAAGGACAGATACgatacagagagagagataagTTGTTAGTTAATTACCGTTGTTGCCATTGGAGGTGGAAAACAAGGAGTTCCTGGGGTCAGTCCATTAGGTACCTATACCAACAAATTAGGGAATATACCCATAAGATGGAAAGAAATTtccttttaaaatttaaatacgcAAATTAGAAAGATTGAGAGGCCTTACACGTTGGCGGTGGTGCCAATAAGATGGGTCATGAGGCGGAGGAGGAGCTCCGGGAGCCCATGGCGGCGGTGTTTGTATTGGCGGAGCAGATTGTGAATGTGCTAGATGTTTAGGCCACATCATGTGCATTACGGATTGATCCACCGTGGGATGGCCCCATACATGTAAAGGTCTAAAGTGAGGGTGGTGTGGTGGCTGCACGGGTGTCATGGGTGGGAAGCCCATGGTTGGTGCAATCCATGGACTCATGTTCCTCttccctcctcctccaccacttGCGGCAGCGCCGCTGTACATCTGGCGTTTTTGAGTCCAGCTTGCAGCCTCCGCTTCACGCGCTAGCATATGCTTCCTATGAGACCGATATTTCTGGAAAATTAAACCCTCACAATCAATTCACAATTATAATTAACAAAACCCTAAGTCAATCCATATaccaaaatgataaagatcccatcATGTGGGAGCCGACGGTTGAGGTTTACGCACAAGATCCAAGTGAATTACGTGAAATCTTATGCATACTACTCAACAGTTGGAATAACAGCTGATATATCAGCTGTTGAGTTCGGTAGATCGAGTTACttattcatatatttttcatccAAATTTGAAAGAGAGTATAAAAATTTGTCTACTTGAAGGTGACTGGCGATGTTGTGGCGAGTGAGACAATCAATTCCCATAAGCTCTAGAATTCTTGAAGGCACTGCCTTATCCACACCAAGTTGTTCCACTGCCTGTACAAACCTCCTGTGCAGCTCTGGCGTCCAATCCACCTACACACATTccaagaaaaacccaaaaagtTCAATAATATGATAGCATAATCAATTAGTTGACTAGACCCTAACGCAAATTACCTTAACTTTTCGCTTCCCTTGATTGTTGTTGGTATTCTTAGATTGAGAGGACGATGATTTCCTTCCCTTGTCGGACTCTTTCTTATTAGTCACAACTGAATTATTCTCATCTCTCTTACTCATAATCTCCTCTCCTTTAGTACTTGAACCCGAACCCGAACCAGAGAGCTTGTCTTCCTCATCTTTTCTCTGACGAACATCTTCAGCCTTTTCAACTGACCCGGCAGATGTGTTCATCTCTGAGGAATCATCTCCGCTACCACTAACCGTGAACTCCGCAAGGAGTTCCGGATCCATCTCCAAGTCTGGCAAGACCTCTCCATCGTCCATGCCCATGAAAagatcatcaaaatcaataaacaAGTTTGCATCCGAGAAGTCCCCGAATTCGTCGGTGTCGATTTCGAAACTAGTATTGCTCTCCATCTCTCTCGGCTCGTCATTGTTGGTTAGCAATGGAGACACGGCTAGCATCAGTTCCAAAATAATTGGAACAAAAGTGTAAAGTACAAGTGCAATCACTATGGTGCAATTAATTAAGCTATATTTGCATGAAAATATACTAGTAGTAGTTCCAATATAGCTAGCTtgaagtggtggtggtgggagaaattgaatgagagagagagagagagagagaggtttttcctttcttggtttgttCAATTTTCCGGggaaattttaattttgaggAGGAATATTTGGTGTGGTTTGACGTATAAGAACGTGGATCTGTGGTCATAGTGGAGTTGGGTGGAGATGGGATGTACACCACAACTTGTGTTTGAGATCTCTTTTAGATTTGTTTGTTTCTATGCTTTTGTACGTTTCGGGTTTAATCATTCACTGGttttgtaaatatatttttgggCTTGTGGAtggtcttttttttaaattttttaagtaTTTTAAAAATCTCCAGGAGGCTCCACGAGTTCTATGTAATTCATcaataattacttttttttttctagttgtAATTAAGGCAAGAAGTTTTAATattaaaagtaaaattacaatacaacaacataatcatcaaaacaaaaaccctcAAATATAAATCAGAGTGTTAAATCTAACCCAAACccgaaaataaaaacaaattgaGAATGCATCTCGCAAACAGTACGATCATTTACCATCCTAAGATACCACCTTTTGGGGCTTAAAGATGCTTGCTGGATAGAATCCAACCAGTTGAGAACCAATACAAACGGAATTGAACCCTCCTAAAAGGCCATTCTTTCAGGCTTGAATATATTAGTTGGATAGAGTCCAATCAATTGAGAACTAATATACGCgacttgaaaatttgaaattcgaTTTTGGGATTGATCAAGACATAAACATCATAATGGAAAACATATAATctatgagaatatatatatatatatgtagatgtcAGTGTGAGTGTAGAAACTACATTATTTGGGGTGTTAACAAGTTGGCAACAGAGAATTGAGGGTTGTAATTTAATCAGAGAGTAAAAGAGACAAAGCAAGAAGTTGAAGGGTGGAGATTAGTAATAGACCACGCATAGAGGGAAAAAGTAACAATCATAATTGGCTATCTCTTGTGTCGAATACATCTGTTGCTCTCCTTGTCCTTTCCTATAATGGAAAGGTACAGCTTTGGTTTACTGACTGTTTTTTCTCGTGGTCCAGCCTTTTCCCGTACGTGGTCGAATATTGACAGTATTGCAACCATTATTAACGTTACGGATTTCGAAGGGAAAATATATGGGGAATTATTTTTATACCAATTATATGCGTTGATAATAGTTcttgtaaaatttaaaattgtaaaaaaatatagtaacaaattgaatttgaatttaaatTGTATCTACACTCCTTTGCCTTGCACTCTTCTCATCTATTATTCTCTAATTAACGGTTGA contains:
- the LOC119982296 gene encoding transcription activator GLK1-like, translating into MLAVSPLLTNNDEPREMESNTSFEIDTDEFGDFSDANLFIDFDDLFMGMDDGEVLPDLEMDPELLAEFTVSGSGDDSSEMNTSAGSVEKAEDVRQRKDEEDKLSGSGSGSSTKGEEIMSKRDENNSVVTNKKESDKGRKSSSSQSKNTNNNQGKRKVKVDWTPELHRRFVQAVEQLGVDKAVPSRILELMGIDCLTRHNIASHLQKYRSHRKHMLAREAEAASWTQKRQMYSGAAASGGGGGKRNMSPWIAPTMGFPPMTPVQPPHHPHFRPLHVWGHPTVDQSVMHMMWPKHLAHSQSAPPIQTPPPWAPGAPPPPHDPSYWHHRQRVPNGLTPGTPCFPPPMATTRFAAPPVPGIPPPHAMYKVEPGIGVQSAPHPALLDFHPSKESLDAAIEDVLLKPWLPLPLGLKPPSTDSVMVELQRQGVPKVPPTCTAA